A stretch of Endozoicomonas sp. SCSIO W0465 DNA encodes these proteins:
- the ung gene encoding uracil-DNA glycosylase encodes MPEIKLEPSWKARLQDEFTKEYMQTLRRFLQAEKALGKMIYPKGGEYFRAMDLTPFEQVKVVILGQDPYHGPGQAHGLSFSVRPEIAIPPSLVNMYKELESDLGIPPAHHGFLEHWAQQGVLLLNSVLTVEHKQAASHQGRGWEAFTDRIVAALNEQREHIVFILWGSYAQKKGRFIDAQKHLVLKSVHPSPLSAYRGFFGSRPFSKSNDYLSSHGIPPVDWQLPPVN; translated from the coding sequence ATGCCAGAGATCAAATTGGAGCCTTCCTGGAAAGCCAGGCTTCAGGATGAATTTACCAAAGAGTATATGCAGACCCTTCGCCGCTTTCTGCAAGCTGAAAAGGCGCTGGGAAAAATGATTTACCCCAAAGGGGGAGAATACTTCCGGGCCATGGACCTGACACCCTTTGAACAGGTCAAAGTAGTGATCCTTGGACAGGACCCTTATCACGGGCCGGGTCAGGCTCATGGGTTGAGTTTTTCAGTACGTCCGGAAATTGCCATTCCTCCATCGCTGGTTAACATGTACAAAGAACTGGAGTCAGATTTGGGAATTCCGCCAGCCCATCATGGTTTTCTCGAACACTGGGCCCAACAGGGGGTGTTACTGCTTAACAGTGTGTTGACTGTCGAGCACAAGCAGGCCGCTTCTCACCAGGGCAGAGGTTGGGAGGCATTCACTGACCGCATCGTTGCGGCTTTGAATGAGCAGCGAGAGCATATTGTTTTTATTCTGTGGGGCAGTTACGCACAGAAAAAAGGACGATTTATCGATGCCCAAAAACACCTGGTTCTGAAATCGGTTCACCCTTCGCCACTATCAGCCTATCGAGGTTTTTTTGGCAGCAGACCTTTTTCAAAGAGCAATGATTATCTGTCCAGTCATGGAATACCGCCTGTAGACTGGCAACTGCCACCAGTGAATTGA
- the ffh gene encoding signal recognition particle protein, whose translation MFENLTERLSRTLKTVTGKAKLTEDNIKDTLREVRMALLEADVALPVVREFINRIKERAIGQEVQSSLSPGQAFVKIVQNELIEVMGSSNDELNLATQPPAVILMAGLQGAGKTTSVAKLGKWLKERQKKSVMVVSADVYRPAAIKQLETLARETGLNFFPSTADQKPVDIVNGAVHEARIKHADVLIVDTAGRLHIDHDMMTEIQQLHSAINPIETLFVVDAMTGQDAANTARAFGDALPLTGVILTKADGDARGGAALSVRQITGKPIKFIGMGEKTDALEPFYPDRIASRILGMGDILSLIEEAERKLDRSKADKLASKLKKGKGFDLEDFRDQLLQMKKMGGLTGMMDKLPGMGGMAPQLQGQMDNKIFVQMEAIINSMTPAERANPDIMNGSRKKRIAAGSGTQIQDINRLIKQHKQMSKMMKKVTKKGGMSKLMRGMSAMKGQLPGGMGGMGGMMPPGGGKKFPF comes from the coding sequence ATGTTCGAAAATTTAACCGAACGCCTCTCCCGTACACTGAAAACCGTCACCGGAAAGGCCAAGCTAACCGAAGACAATATCAAGGACACCCTGCGTGAAGTCCGCATGGCCCTGCTGGAAGCGGACGTTGCCCTGCCGGTGGTTCGGGAGTTCATCAACCGGATCAAGGAACGCGCCATCGGACAGGAGGTTCAGTCCAGCCTCAGTCCGGGCCAGGCGTTTGTCAAAATTGTCCAGAATGAACTGATTGAGGTGATGGGTTCGTCCAATGACGAATTGAACCTGGCTACCCAGCCACCAGCCGTCATCCTGATGGCCGGTCTTCAGGGGGCCGGTAAAACCACCTCGGTTGCCAAGCTGGGTAAATGGCTGAAAGAGCGCCAGAAGAAATCAGTCATGGTGGTCAGTGCCGACGTATACCGTCCGGCAGCGATCAAACAGCTGGAAACACTGGCCCGGGAAACCGGCCTTAACTTTTTCCCCTCTACTGCGGACCAGAAGCCTGTAGACATTGTTAACGGTGCGGTTCATGAAGCCCGTATCAAGCACGCTGATGTCCTGATTGTCGACACCGCCGGTCGTCTTCATATCGATCACGACATGATGACTGAAATTCAGCAACTGCACAGCGCCATCAACCCTATCGAAACCCTCTTTGTGGTGGATGCCATGACGGGTCAGGATGCCGCCAACACCGCCAGGGCGTTTGGTGATGCCCTGCCATTGACCGGTGTCATCCTGACCAAGGCGGATGGTGATGCCCGTGGTGGTGCAGCACTGTCGGTTCGCCAGATCACTGGCAAACCCATCAAGTTTATCGGTATGGGTGAGAAGACCGATGCCCTGGAGCCTTTCTATCCGGATCGTATCGCCTCCCGGATCCTCGGCATGGGTGACATCCTCTCTCTGATTGAGGAAGCCGAACGCAAGCTGGACCGCAGTAAGGCCGACAAGCTGGCCAGCAAACTGAAAAAAGGCAAAGGTTTTGATCTGGAAGATTTCCGCGACCAGCTCCTGCAAATGAAGAAGATGGGCGGCCTCACTGGCATGATGGACAAACTGCCCGGTATGGGTGGCATGGCGCCCCAGCTTCAGGGCCAGATGGACAATAAAATCTTTGTCCAGATGGAAGCCATCATCAACTCCATGACCCCTGCTGAGCGAGCCAACCCGGACATCATGAACGGATCGCGCAAAAAGCGTATCGCTGCCGGTTCCGGCACCCAGATCCAGGACATCAACCGACTCATCAAGCAACATAAGCAGATGAGTAAAATGATGAAAAAAGTCACTAAAAAAGGCGGCATGAGCAAACTGATGCGCGGCATGTCGGCCATGAAAGGGCAGCTTCCCGGCGGCATGGGCGGCATGGGCGGCATGATGCCTCCCGGTGGTGGCAAAAAGTTTCCGTTTTAA
- the lysS gene encoding lysine--tRNA ligase — protein MSEEHFLSEQLLDEKAAEAREDNRLVALRREKLAAIREKGVAFPNKFRRDSLAGDLQERFKDHDKAALEGLNLHVKVAGRIMLNRGAFMELQDMSGRIQLYVNRKQLPKETLDAIKTWDLGDIIGVEGIVQRSGKGDLYVDMTAVQLLTKSLRPLPEKHKGLTDTEQRYRQRYVDLITSEQSRETFRIRSRIIQGIRNYFLGQDFMEVETPMLQVIPGGATARPFVTHHNALDIDMYLRIAPELYLKRVVVGGFERVFEINRNFRNEGLSTRHNPEFTMIEFYQAYADYTDMMDHTEAMLKQLAQDVLGKTEFEYQGQMIDFGKPFVRMSVFESILHFNPDLDASDIDNLESAIQVAGKLGIDVKPIWGLGKVQTEIFDETVEHHLLNPTFITDYPTEVSPLSRKNDDNPFVTERFEFFVGGREIANGFSELNDSEDQAERFRQQVAEKDAGDIEAMHYDADYINALEYGLPPTAGEGIGIDRLVMLFTDAPSIRDVLLFPHMRPQ, from the coding sequence ATGTCTGAAGAACATTTTTTGTCAGAACAGCTGCTGGATGAAAAGGCTGCTGAAGCCCGGGAAGATAATCGCCTGGTTGCCCTGCGTCGGGAAAAACTGGCGGCCATTCGTGAAAAAGGAGTGGCATTCCCGAATAAATTCCGTCGTGATTCATTGGCTGGCGATCTTCAGGAGCGGTTCAAAGATCATGATAAGGCTGCTCTGGAAGGCCTGAACCTCCACGTTAAAGTAGCTGGCCGCATTATGCTGAACCGTGGCGCGTTCATGGAACTGCAGGACATGTCTGGCCGTATTCAGCTTTATGTGAACCGCAAGCAGTTACCGAAAGAGACTCTGGATGCAATCAAGACCTGGGACCTGGGTGACATTATCGGTGTAGAAGGTATTGTTCAACGTTCAGGTAAAGGCGACCTTTATGTTGACATGACTGCTGTTCAGCTATTGACCAAGTCTCTGCGTCCATTGCCAGAAAAGCATAAAGGCCTCACCGATACCGAGCAGCGATACCGTCAGCGTTATGTTGACCTGATTACCAGCGAACAGTCCCGGGAAACCTTCCGGATTCGTTCCAGAATTATTCAGGGTATTCGTAACTACTTCCTGGGGCAGGACTTTATGGAAGTCGAGACGCCAATGCTGCAAGTGATTCCGGGCGGTGCGACGGCCAGGCCATTTGTGACCCATCACAACGCACTGGATATCGATATGTATCTTCGTATCGCTCCGGAACTGTATCTGAAGCGCGTGGTCGTTGGTGGTTTTGAACGGGTATTTGAGATTAACCGGAACTTCCGCAATGAGGGACTGTCTACTAGACATAACCCGGAATTCACGATGATTGAATTCTATCAGGCTTATGCGGATTACACCGATATGATGGATCATACTGAAGCCATGTTGAAGCAGCTGGCTCAGGATGTTCTGGGTAAAACTGAGTTCGAGTACCAGGGGCAGATGATCGATTTTGGCAAGCCGTTTGTGCGGATGTCGGTATTTGAGTCTATCTTGCATTTCAACCCGGATCTTGATGCCTCGGATATTGACAATCTGGAATCAGCAATACAGGTTGCCGGGAAACTGGGCATTGATGTGAAGCCGATCTGGGGGCTTGGCAAGGTTCAGACGGAAATTTTTGATGAAACGGTGGAGCATCACTTGCTTAACCCTACTTTTATCACAGATTATCCGACCGAAGTTTCACCTCTGTCCCGTAAAAATGACGACAACCCCTTTGTTACCGAGCGCTTTGAGTTCTTTGTCGGGGGTCGTGAAATCGCTAATGGCTTCTCTGAGCTGAATGACTCAGAAGACCAGGCTGAGCGTTTCAGACAGCAGGTAGCTGAAAAGGATGCCGGGGATATTGAGGCAATGCATTATGATGCAGACTACATCAATGCACTTGAATACGGTCTGCCTCCAACAGCCGGGGAAGGTATTGGTATTGACCGGCTGGTGATGCTGTTTACGGATGCGCCGTCGATCAGGGATGTATTATTGTTCCCGCATATGCGTCCTCAGTAG
- a CDS encoding TetR/AcrR family transcriptional regulator, giving the protein MDSSSEGKKSSGKHVTGMELKYQGRKTSRANSEQRRRTILEAALRIVVRDGVRGVRHRAVAKEANVPLSATTYYFKDITDLITDTFTLFVEMGAQKFKAYWEESDSMLKMAMKELEPSDRTSRQVFADRISNLAIEYVLIQLKEHRDYLIAERAFQQECLRNENLRPIAFSHQKFFLDSLETFFSRIGSNHPDIDAELFASIILHVEYQGLVAGFEDERTAGRLRIMLKRQIELMLGIYN; this is encoded by the coding sequence ATGGATTCCTCATCAGAAGGCAAGAAAAGCTCTGGTAAGCACGTCACTGGTATGGAGTTGAAATATCAGGGGCGTAAAACCAGTCGAGCCAATAGTGAACAGCGCCGTCGTACAATACTTGAGGCGGCACTAAGAATCGTAGTCAGAGACGGAGTCAGGGGGGTTCGTCATCGCGCTGTCGCCAAGGAAGCCAATGTACCGCTTTCTGCAACCACCTATTATTTCAAAGATATTACCGATCTGATTACCGATACCTTTACTTTGTTTGTTGAGATGGGGGCACAGAAATTCAAGGCCTATTGGGAAGAGTCTGACAGTATGCTGAAAATGGCCATGAAAGAGCTTGAGCCATCCGATAGGACAAGTCGTCAGGTATTTGCTGATCGGATCAGCAACCTCGCCATAGAGTATGTTCTGATTCAGCTTAAAGAGCACCGTGACTATCTGATTGCAGAGCGTGCTTTCCAGCAGGAATGCCTGCGTAACGAAAACCTGAGACCTATCGCTTTCAGTCACCAGAAATTCTTTCTTGATAGTCTCGAAACGTTCTTTTCAAGAATCGGCTCTAACCATCCTGATATTGATGCTGAATTGTTTGCCAGTATTATCCTTCACGTTGAGTATCAGGGATTAGTTGCCGGTTTTGAAGACGAAAGAACAGCTGGCAGGCTCAGGATAATGCTCAAACGTCAGATAGAGCTGATGCTCGGTATATATAATTAG
- the prfB gene encoding peptide chain release factor 2 (programmed frameshift), protein MFEVNPIKERIKDLTARTDVLRGYLDYAHKSERLQEVERELEDPNVWNDPEYAQKLGKERSTLETIVSTIDELTDGLGDSEELLEMSVEEEDEEGVRGVVDELDELAQKLEVLEFRRMFSGDMDPNNAFLDIQAGSGGTEAQDWANMLLRMYLRWGEANGFKTDIIEVSAGEVAGIKSATVQFIGDYAFGWLRTEIGVHRLVRKSPFDSGNRRHTSFASVFVSPEIDDNIDIEINPADLRVDTYRSSGAGGQHVNTTDSAVRITHAPTGIVVQCQNQRSQHQNKDKAMQQLKAKLYEMEMQKRTAESQAMEDSKSDIGWGSQIRSYVLDDSRIKDLRTGVETRNTQSVLDGDLNKFIEASLKKGL, encoded by the exons ATGTTTGAAGTCAATCCCATTAAGGAGCGTATCAAGGACCTGACAGCGCGTACTGACGTGCTTAGGGGGTATCTT GACTACGCTCACAAAAGTGAGCGGTTACAGGAAGTAGAACGGGAGCTGGAAGACCCGAATGTCTGGAATGATCCGGAGTACGCCCAGAAGCTGGGTAAAGAACGCTCCACCCTGGAAACGATTGTATCGACCATTGATGAGCTGACCGACGGTCTGGGCGATTCAGAAGAACTGCTGGAAATGTCGGTAGAAGAAGAAGACGAAGAGGGTGTCCGGGGCGTTGTGGATGAACTTGATGAGCTGGCCCAGAAACTGGAAGTGCTTGAGTTCCGTCGTATGTTCTCCGGTGACATGGATCCTAACAATGCCTTTCTTGATATTCAGGCCGGCTCCGGGGGTACTGAGGCCCAGGACTGGGCCAATATGCTGTTGAGAATGTACCTGCGCTGGGGCGAGGCCAACGGTTTTAAAACGGACATCATTGAAGTTTCTGCCGGTGAAGTGGCCGGTATCAAATCGGCAACGGTTCAGTTTATCGGGGATTATGCGTTCGGCTGGTTGAGAACTGAAATTGGCGTTCATCGCCTGGTTCGCAAATCACCGTTTGACTCCGGTAATCGTCGCCATACCTCATTTGCTTCTGTCTTCGTTTCTCCTGAGATTGATGACAATATCGATATCGAAATCAACCCGGCAGATCTGCGTGTTGATACCTACCGTTCCAGTGGCGCCGGTGGACAGCACGTAAACACCACCGACTCCGCTGTTCGTATTACCCACGCGCCAACCGGAATTGTTGTACAGTGTCAGAATCAGCGTTCCCAACATCAGAATAAAGATAAGGCGATGCAACAGCTGAAGGCCAAGCTTTATGAAATGGAGATGCAAAAGCGAACGGCGGAGTCTCAGGCGATGGAAGATTCCAAATCAGACATCGGCTGGGGTAGTCAGATTCGCTCCTATGTCCTTGATGACTCCCGTATCAAGGATCTGCGTACCGGCGTTGAAACCCGGAATACCCAGTCCGTGTTGGATGGAGATCTGAACAAGTTCATTGAAGCGAGCCTGAAAAAAGGTCTGTAA
- a CDS encoding inner membrane protein YpjD: MGVIFVSMGALGCYLAGTVGQGLRNGGREVPKLPVLLITALGLIFHVIALYTSIHTDRGINLGVFTMGSLTAMMVTMMVLLSSLKKPSESLLVMILPVSMLAIVLALLAPVEHIVWNPASSMVSHVLFSVMAYGILMVAAFQAILLSYQEHKLRTHRHTIRTLPPLQTMERLLFEFLSLGVILLTFSLGSGFLFLEDMFAQKLVHKTVLSLTAWCLFAALLVGHWRFGWRGQTAVRWTLAGFVILILAYFGTRLVLDCVISGQHCF, translated from the coding sequence ATGGGTGTCATTTTCGTCAGTATGGGTGCGCTTGGTTGCTATCTGGCAGGCACGGTTGGGCAGGGGTTGCGAAACGGCGGGCGTGAAGTGCCCAAATTGCCGGTGCTGTTGATTACCGCCCTTGGCCTGATTTTCCACGTTATTGCGTTATACACCTCCATCCATACTGATCGGGGCATCAACCTTGGCGTGTTCACCATGGGGTCGCTGACCGCCATGATGGTGACCATGATGGTGTTACTGAGCAGTTTGAAAAAACCATCGGAAAGCCTGCTGGTCATGATTCTTCCGGTCAGCATGTTGGCCATTGTGCTGGCCCTGTTGGCACCGGTTGAACATATTGTCTGGAATCCGGCATCATCGATGGTTTCCCATGTGCTTTTCTCGGTGATGGCTTATGGCATCCTGATGGTCGCTGCATTTCAGGCCATTTTGCTCTCCTATCAGGAGCACAAGCTGCGTACTCACCGACATACCATCAGAACCTTGCCGCCGTTGCAGACCATGGAACGGCTGCTGTTTGAGTTTCTGAGTCTTGGCGTTATTCTGCTGACTTTCTCACTGGGTAGCGGTTTTCTTTTCCTGGAAGATATGTTTGCCCAGAAACTGGTGCATAAAACCGTATTGTCCCTCACCGCCTGGTGTCTGTTTGCGGCCCTGTTGGTTGGTCACTGGCGTTTTGGCTGGCGGGGGCAAACAGCCGTTCGCTGGACATTGGCGGGCTTCGTGATTCTTATACTCGCTTATTTCGGCACCAGGCTGGTCCTTGACTGCGTGATTTCCGGGCAGCACTGCTTTTAA
- a CDS encoding IS66 family transposase: MIPELPATMSAEILLKENAELRMRVACLEERCRELEEKVGKNSQNSSKPPSSDGYQKPCKNSNSPDHSDDLSADKGTDPSDEKPNPKSLRQSSGNKAGGKKGHQGTCLKQVDIPDYIEYLPVKECNKCQASLLDSEPVKYIERQVFEPGRPGEFEVTAHRAEVKICTCGCRNQAEFPEGVTAAAQYGSATQAMAVYLNQYHFLPFKRVSEYFNTLYKMSVSAGTVANFVARTYENLASTEEVIRDALRESSVAGADETGMRAEGSLHWLHVMRDEQWTLYYLSEKRGREAMDTMGILLTFAGVLVHDHWKSYFAYAATHVLCNAHHLRELLGVVDRDSNQLALRLMKLLRLSWHYCKGFKTIGMLQMPSVVCERIEKIYDRLLQRALMKEVVYMEKQREELKRKKVKNTKAYNLFKRLTEFKAETLRFMSDFTIPFDNNGSERDVRMAKLKQKISGCFRSADGGSMFARIRSYLSSARKQGMDIYQSLHRAVRNYCNMPLLSAE; encoded by the coding sequence ATGATTCCAGAACTACCCGCAACTATGTCGGCTGAGATTCTCTTGAAAGAGAATGCAGAGCTGCGGATGAGAGTTGCCTGTCTGGAAGAGCGATGTCGAGAATTGGAAGAAAAGGTTGGCAAGAACAGTCAAAACAGCAGCAAGCCGCCATCGTCTGATGGTTATCAAAAACCTTGTAAAAACAGTAATTCTCCAGATCATTCTGACGACCTTTCCGCAGATAAAGGTACCGATCCATCGGATGAAAAACCCAATCCTAAAAGTCTGAGACAGTCTTCTGGTAATAAAGCCGGTGGAAAGAAAGGGCATCAGGGCACTTGTCTTAAACAGGTCGATATCCCTGACTATATTGAGTACCTTCCGGTTAAAGAATGCAATAAATGTCAGGCGTCTCTTCTTGATAGTGAGCCGGTCAAATATATTGAACGACAGGTGTTTGAACCAGGGAGACCGGGTGAATTTGAAGTAACGGCCCATAGAGCTGAAGTAAAAATCTGCACTTGTGGTTGTCGGAATCAGGCTGAATTCCCGGAAGGTGTTACCGCTGCCGCACAATATGGCTCAGCCACACAGGCTATGGCCGTCTATCTTAACCAATACCATTTCCTGCCTTTTAAGCGCGTGTCAGAGTATTTTAATACTCTCTATAAAATGAGTGTAAGTGCAGGCACTGTCGCCAATTTTGTGGCCAGAACCTATGAAAATCTGGCTTCTACTGAAGAGGTTATTCGTGACGCCTTGCGGGAATCGTCTGTTGCCGGAGCCGATGAAACGGGTATGCGGGCCGAGGGCTCTTTGCACTGGCTACACGTTATGCGGGATGAACAATGGACGCTCTACTACTTGTCTGAAAAGCGAGGTCGTGAGGCCATGGACACGATGGGCATACTGCTAACATTTGCAGGCGTTCTGGTTCATGATCATTGGAAATCCTATTTTGCATATGCGGCAACTCACGTACTTTGCAATGCCCATCACCTGAGGGAGCTTTTGGGTGTTGTTGATAGGGACAGCAATCAACTGGCGTTGCGATTGATGAAGCTACTGAGGCTTTCCTGGCATTACTGCAAGGGCTTTAAGACCATAGGTATGCTACAGATGCCAAGTGTTGTCTGTGAACGAATCGAGAAGATTTATGACCGGTTGCTTCAGCGGGCTCTAATGAAAGAAGTCGTCTATATGGAGAAGCAACGAGAGGAGCTTAAGCGCAAGAAAGTCAAGAATACTAAAGCTTACAATCTCTTCAAACGACTCACTGAGTTCAAGGCTGAGACACTGCGCTTCATGTCAGATTTTACCATTCCCTTCGATAACAATGGCAGTGAGCGGGATGTTCGAATGGCCAAGTTAAAGCAGAAAATCTCAGGCTGCTTCAGGAGTGCAGACGGTGGTTCTATGTTTGCACGGATTCGCAGCTATTTGTCGTCTGCCAGAAAACAGGGAATGGACATATATCAATCACTTCATAGAGCTGTTCGGAATTACTGTAATATGCCTTTGCTCAGTGCTGAATAG
- a CDS encoding DUF6444 domain-containing protein: protein MIPELPATMSAEILLKENAELRMRVACLEERCRELEEKVGKNSQNSSKPPSSDGYQKPCKNSNSPDHSDDLSADKGTDPSDEKPNPKSLRQSSGNKAGGKKGHQGTCLKQVDIPDYIEYLPVKECNKCQASLLDSEPVKYIERQVFEPGRPGEFEVTAHRAEVKICTCGCRNQAEFPEGVTAAAQYGSATQAMAVYLNQYHFLPFKRVSEYFNTLYKMSVTIQH from the coding sequence ATGATTCCAGAACTACCCGCAACTATGTCGGCTGAGATTCTCTTGAAAGAGAATGCAGAGCTGCGGATGAGAGTTGCCTGTCTGGAAGAGCGATGTCGAGAATTGGAAGAAAAGGTTGGCAAGAACAGTCAAAACAGCAGCAAGCCGCCATCGTCTGATGGTTATCAAAAACCTTGTAAAAACAGTAATTCTCCAGATCATTCTGACGACCTTTCCGCAGATAAAGGTACCGATCCATCGGATGAAAAACCCAATCCTAAAAGTCTGAGACAGTCTTCTGGTAATAAAGCCGGTGGAAAGAAAGGGCATCAGGGCACTTGTCTTAAACAGGTCGATATCCCTGACTATATTGAGTACCTTCCGGTTAAAGAATGCAATAAATGTCAGGCGTCTCTTCTTGATAGTGAGCCGGTCAAATATATTGAACGACAGGTGTTTGAACCAGGGAGACCGGGTGAATTTGAAGTAACGGCCCATAGAGCTGAAGTAAAAATCTGCACTTGTGGTTGTCGGAATCAGGCTGAATTCCCGGAAGGTGTTACCGCTGCCGCACAATATGGCTCAGCCACACAGGCTATGGCCGTCTATCTTAACCAATACCATTTCCTGCCTTTTAAGCGCGTGTCAGAGTATTTTAATACTCTCTATAAAATGAGTGTAACTATTCAGCACTGA